One region of Chloroflexota bacterium genomic DNA includes:
- a CDS encoding sugar ABC transporter permease: MVAASVTRPAAGARLLSLKHRQYLVAFLFVAPALINFAIFRYIPIFMAGEASLYDYSLLGGFGDFVGLKNYRRALEDDLFWSSMWVSFQYALMKVPLQVVLALLLAMFVSREVRGMSAIRTIIFFPVVTSLVVAAMLWSMMYNKDLGLFQSMMGAFGVRHNGFLSNPDLALPSIVLMMVWKEVGFSMIIFVAGLKGIPEMFYDAAAIDGASPFQRFLHITLPLLKPVTLFVVVTQTISAMQVFVPIFVMTQGGPFFATNAIVYYIYQNGFAYNDMGYASALSFFVLALLVAVSYIQFKALKGQAEY; the protein is encoded by the coding sequence ATGGTTGCAGCATCGGTCACGAGGCCGGCGGCGGGCGCGAGACTGCTCTCCCTCAAGCACCGGCAGTACCTGGTCGCCTTCCTGTTCGTCGCGCCGGCCCTGATCAACTTCGCGATCTTCCGCTACATCCCGATCTTCATGGCCGGCGAGGCGAGCCTCTACGACTACAGCCTGCTCGGGGGCTTCGGCGACTTCGTCGGGCTGAAGAACTACCGCCGCGCCCTCGAAGACGACCTGTTCTGGTCGTCGATGTGGGTCTCCTTCCAGTACGCGCTGATGAAGGTGCCCCTCCAGGTGGTGCTGGCCCTGCTGCTGGCGATGTTCGTCTCGCGCGAGGTGCGCGGCATGAGCGCCATCCGCACCATCATCTTCTTCCCCGTCGTCACCTCGCTGGTGGTCGCCGCCATGCTCTGGTCGATGATGTACAACAAGGATCTCGGCCTGTTCCAGAGCATGATGGGCGCGTTCGGGGTCCGCCACAACGGCTTCCTGAGCAACCCCGATCTGGCCCTGCCCTCCATCGTCCTGATGATGGTCTGGAAGGAGGTCGGGTTCAGCATGATCATCTTCGTGGCGGGCCTCAAGGGCATCCCGGAGATGTTCTACGACGCCGCCGCCATCGACGGCGCCAGCCCCTTCCAGCGGTTCCTGCACATCACCCTGCCGCTGCTGAAGCCGGTCACCCTGTTCGTGGTGGTCACCCAGACCATCTCCGCGATGCAGGTCTTCGTGCCGATCTTCGTGATGACCCAGGGCGGGCCGTTCTTCGCCACCAACGCCATCGTCTACTACATCTACCAGAACGGGTTCGCCTACAACGACATGGGGTACGCCAGCGCCCTGTCGTTCTTCGTGCTGGCGCTGCTGGTCGCCGTGAGCTACATCCAGTTCAAGGCGTTGAAGGGGCAGGCGGAGTACTGA
- a CDS encoding extracellular solute-binding protein, whose protein sequence is MTGWQFSRLCSGILGALLIVSACAPASPPAAPTQAPAKPAEAAKPAESKPAEAAKPAESKPAAPAAQPAATTAQKPAEAAKPAEAAKPGAVKLSFIGVQSDDQQFALTAVLKEYQKLRPDVDVEFELLPFPQLFPKIQANAAAKAPTDIILTDGPNLWSFAYNGIISPMDEWFDKATVEKSWTPTSLATSSYRGKFYAPPQMESCSVMWFNKDMTDKAGVKPPEALAQSWTMDQALEAWQKTNNPPEVYGVRWGQGNLPGQDYEAGIMRRAAGKKDSKAYKGIAEDGLTISGYFDDPAAVMGMTFFHELYQKHKVSAVEGIPDAWMTQRAAFFVSPDNALGNYKRLNATFQYGVTGIPYFKDGAQACHTDSWHYGLGANSANKKEAAEFIKFVSGPVGSRIFYERFGQLPAHLDLLNTLPDYQQNPRKLLLDQFKAAGVPRIQTVGFTEYNGLMIELVGNLVAGQNLNVQQLMTALAKRSDSLTAKYKDWQTKPLP, encoded by the coding sequence TTGACCGGATGGCAGTTTTCCCGGCTATGCAGCGGCATCCTGGGTGCCCTGCTGATCGTGTCGGCCTGTGCGCCGGCGTCCCCGCCCGCCGCGCCCACCCAGGCGCCGGCCAAGCCTGCCGAGGCCGCCAAACCGGCCGAGAGCAAGCCTGCCGAAGCGGCCAAGCCCGCTGAGAGCAAGCCCGCCGCGCCGGCCGCGCAGCCAGCCGCGACCACCGCCCAGAAGCCCGCCGAAGCGGCCAAACCGGCCGAGGCAGCCAAGCCCGGGGCGGTCAAGCTCTCCTTCATCGGCGTCCAGAGCGACGATCAGCAGTTCGCCCTCACCGCCGTCCTCAAGGAGTACCAGAAGCTCCGCCCCGATGTGGACGTCGAGTTCGAGCTGCTCCCCTTCCCGCAGCTCTTCCCGAAGATCCAGGCCAACGCCGCCGCCAAGGCCCCCACCGACATCATCCTGACCGACGGCCCCAACCTCTGGAGCTTCGCCTACAACGGCATCATCAGCCCGATGGATGAGTGGTTCGACAAGGCCACCGTCGAGAAGAGCTGGACGCCCACCTCGCTCGCCACCTCCTCCTACCGGGGCAAGTTCTACGCGCCGCCGCAGATGGAGTCCTGCTCCGTCATGTGGTTCAACAAGGACATGACCGACAAGGCCGGCGTCAAGCCGCCCGAGGCCCTCGCACAGTCCTGGACGATGGATCAGGCCCTCGAAGCCTGGCAGAAGACCAACAACCCGCCCGAGGTCTACGGCGTCCGCTGGGGCCAGGGGAACCTGCCCGGCCAGGACTACGAAGCCGGCATCATGCGGCGCGCCGCCGGCAAGAAGGACAGCAAGGCCTACAAGGGCATCGCCGAGGACGGCCTGACCATCTCCGGCTACTTCGACGATCCAGCCGCCGTCATGGGCATGACCTTCTTCCACGAGCTGTACCAGAAGCACAAGGTCAGCGCCGTCGAAGGCATCCCCGACGCCTGGATGACCCAGCGCGCCGCCTTCTTCGTCTCGCCAGACAACGCTCTCGGCAACTACAAGCGCCTCAACGCCACCTTCCAGTACGGCGTCACCGGCATCCCGTACTTCAAGGACGGCGCGCAGGCCTGCCACACCGACAGCTGGCACTACGGCCTCGGCGCGAACAGCGCCAACAAGAAGGAAGCCGCCGAGTTCATCAAGTTCGTCTCAGGGCCCGTCGGCTCCAGGATCTTCTACGAGCGGTTCGGCCAGTTGCCGGCCCACCTCGACCTGCTGAACACCCTGCCAGACTACCAGCAGAACCCGCGCAAGCTCCTGCTCGATCAGTTCAAGGCGGCCGGCGTGCCGCGCATCCAGACCGTCGGCTTCACCGAGTACAACGGCCTGATGATCGAGCTGGTCGGCAACCTCGTCGCCGGCCAGAACCTGAACGTCCAGCAGCTGATGACAGCGCTCGCCAAACGCTCGGACAGCCTGACTGCCAAGTACAAGGACTGGCAGACCAAGCCGTTGCCGTAG